Genomic window (Dyadobacter fanqingshengii):
TCTGATCAGCCCGGAAGGTGGCCGCAGAGCTTTAATAGGTTTTAACCGAGAAGAACCTGAATAGTCAACTTACCTCGCATAAGGATTCGGCGGGAAAATGTGTACTTGAAAACCTTCCTTTTCCATGGCTTCCATCACTTTTTGCGACGGCAATTTCTTGAAGATCACGGCGCAGAGGACTTGTGAGGGCATTAGGGAGAACTTGGTAAGAAAATCGTGAAATGCCAGTTTTCGTTTGATTTTACGGAATGCTGGCGACGAATCGTCGGCCTTGTCTTTGGCGTAAGACGGGTGGTAGTAATTATTGTTAATGCCTTTGAATGCAACGGCGGGTAAGCCCATTCCGTTGGCCAATTTATCCATTTCCCGTTCCGAGAGCTTGAAAACGTAATTCCCAACCTCTTCAAAGGAATACCGGTTTTTCCAGTATTTCTGCAAAAGCTTTGTGTCGAAACGGTCGAAGATGTTCCTTAATGCGAGTAAAAAAGGCATTTTGGAGATCGGATCGTGTGGCTCTACAAGGATGACCGCTTCCCTCGCAACGCGCAGCATTTCGTAAACACCCAAATAAGGCCTGGGAAAATGATGGTAAGCTTCCTTGCAAAAAATATAGTCGTAAGAATCATCCGCGAAACTCAGCTTCTCAACATTCTCAACCGAATAATGCTCAAAAAATCCGCGGGACTTGGATAAAGGTAAAAATGTGCCGGAAATATCCGTAGCAGTCGTGTCGAGGCCCTGGCGATAAAAATAGTTGGCGTCGAAACCGTAGCCATCGCCTATGGTGAGCCAGGATTTCTTTTCAATGGTGAAGGGTGTCGTCAGTTCCAGCTGCCGGCGGTGGATCCAGTGATTAATGGTCTTATGCTGTTCGTCATATTCCCACAATTCAATGGCCTTATCCTTCGCTTCCTGGGTCGCGTACTGAACCTCATACCAACCTGAATGCGCCTCATGGCTCTGCTTTTCCGTAGACATTTGACTTTATTTACTAATTTTTGATAAAGATACTTTTATGGATAAAATTTATTTAACCAGAGAACTATTTAATTTTACCTCTCCAAATCCGCAGTCTACTCTTTTCGCAACCCTAAATCAACGACCGCTTTAAATGGTGCTTCACCTCAGTAATTTTCATCTGGAAGGAGGAGCGGGAGTGGCCGCGGCGCGTTTGCACCGGGCATTGTTGAAATCAAATGTTGAATCCACGTTACTGGTGTCTCAGGTAACAGCCAACGAACCGGGAGTTAGCAACCTTTCTAACAACGCATTACAAACTAAGAAAGCACTGGCCCGTTTCATCGGCGAACGACTTTATTTTTATCCACAGGAAAAAGATGCGTCCGTTAGATTTGCATTTTCGCCCGCGGAAGTTGGGGCGGATATCAGTAATCATCCCTTGGTTCAGCAAGCTGATGTTATTCATTTACATTGGATCAATTTTGGATTTTTATCACTTGATTCGCTGGATAAGCTCTTTTCATTGGGTAAGCCCATCGTTTGGACATTGCATGATATGTGGACATTCACGGGTGGCTGCCATTACAGTAGAGGTTGCGAGAAATTCCTGACGCATTGTCATTATTGTCCTTATCTGGCCAAACCCGAAGAATACGACATTTCATTTCAACAATTCGAACGAAAGCAGGAGATATATAACAATACAAAAATGGCGCTGATTTCGCCAAGTCAATGGTTGGATAACCTGGTCAAAAAAGCGGCGCTAACCGCTGATATAACATCTTCGAGCATTCCCAACTGCATTGATACAGTCTTATTTAAACCATTAGAAAAATCGGTAATCTGGCGAAAACTAAACCTTTCAGCGTCAAAGAAACTCATCCTTTTCGCAGGCGCTAACACTTCTGATCCGAGAAAAGGTTTTATATATTTCAAACAGGCGCTCGAAAAGATAGGATTGCTTTCGAGTGAAATTGAAGTTATGGTGCTTGGAAAAGCCAATCCGAAAGCCATGGATACATTTCCGTTGCCGGTTCATTATTTGGGAAAAATTTCAGATCCTGCCAAAATGGTGGATGCCTATAATGCGGCTGATATGATCGTCGTTCCTTCTCTGGAAGATAATTTGCCTAATACGATCATGGAAGCAATGTCCTGCGGAACGCCAGCAGTCGGATTTGCAACCGGCGGAATTCCTGAAATGATTGATCATCAGATCAACGGTTACATAGCATTGCAGGGATCGGCTCAATCGCTTGCAGAGGGCATTGAGTGGCTTTTGAATGATGAAAACAATGCCCGAATGTCGGAGAACGCTCGCGCCAAAGTGCTTGAAACCTATGCCGAAAGCATCGTAGCATCACAATATCAACAACTTTACCAGTCGCTGCTTTCGCATGAATGACTTTCCGTTGCTTACGATTATCACCATAACTTATAATGCGGAACAGTTTCTGGAACGCACGCTAAAAAGTGTGCAGGCTGCCTTGAACAACATTACAAAGCTGCAAGCTGTGGAATATTTGATCATTGATGGCAAATCCAGTGATAACACCCTGGAAATCGCAAAGCATTTCTCATTTATCTCAAACATTGTTTCAGAGCCCGACCGCGGGTTGTATGACGCAATGAACAAAGGCCTGACCCTTGCAAAAGGAAAATACGTATGGTTTTTGAACGCAGGTGACGAAATTTTTAAACCTGATACACTAATAAACCTGTTTGAGGCATTCAAACTCAATGCGGATATTTATTACAGCGATGCAATGCTTGTGCGTGAAAACGGAAGTAAGGTGGGTCTGCGAAGTAAATTTACGCCTCATTCGCTGCCGGTAAGCCTGAAATGGCAGGACTTTGCACTAGGGATGAAAGTTTGCCACCAGGCATTTATTGCCAACAAGTCGGTTGCACCGCCCTACGATATTGCAAACCTCAGCGCGGACATTGACTGGGAAATTGAATGTTTGAAAAAAGCGAAGCAAGTCCATTTGATTGAAATTCCACTTTGCTGCTATCTGGTTGGCGGATTGTCCATCAAAAACCATCGCCGCTCGCTGCTCGACCGCTTCCGGGTTTTGCGTAAGCATTTCGGGCTGTTACCCTCCATTTATAATCATTTCCGCATATTCGTGCGGGGCGCTGTGTTTGCTCGTACCCACGGTAAGTATTGGTAGATTAATCCAACTTTTCATTTCGGCCAGGCGGTTTCTAAAAATGCTTTTGCGAAAGTATAACAGAAGCAACCCGGCTCCGAATTTTTCCGTAATACGCAATAGGTAACAGAAACGATTATTGACTTAAAAAGGGATTATCGGTTACAAAATTTTGATATTATGTCAAAAACAATATATTTGTTTTAGAGTATTATTGAATAACCAAATCTAGCAATTATGAAAAAAGTTCTGCTATTAGCAATGTTTTGCTTGGTTAGCACATGGATGTCCGTTTACGGGCAGGATGTTCGGGTTACCGGAAAAGTCACAACGGATAGTGATGCTTCTCCGCTGCCGGGCGCAACAGTGCAAATCAAGGGATCGACAGTGGGGACGCAAACGGACGCCGACGGAAATTACACCATCAGCGCGCCTTCATCAACATCTGTCATTGTATTTAGTTTCGTGGGAATGACGGTGCAGGAAGTTACTGTGGGAAGCCAGAGCGTCATTGATGTGAAAATGTCGAGCGACACACGTAGTCTGAGCGAAGTGGTGGTGACCGGTTTCGGATCGCAGATCAAGCGCGACCTCACTGGTAACATTGCCCAGGTGAAGGGGACAGAAATTCAAAATATGCCTGTTGCGAGCGTGGACGCTGCATTGCAAGGACGTGCAGCCGGGGTTTATGTCAACAGCGGGTCTGGTAAACTGGGGCAGGCAATTAATGTACGAATTAGAGGAAACTCATCCATCAGCGCAAGCAGCCAGCCATTATATGTGGTGGATGGAATGCCTATTACAACTTCCGATCAAAGCAACAGCGATGGCGGTGCTACGAACCCATTGTCTGATATCAACTCCAACGACATTGAATCCATCGAAATCCTGAAAGATGCTTCTGCGGGGGCCATTTACGGTTCCCGTGCTGCCAATGGTGTTGTTTTGATCACAACAAAACGCGGTAAGGCCGGAAAAACCAATGTGAGCATCAATTATCAGCTTGGAACGTCGGAGGCCACAAGACGTGTGAACTTTTTGAATGCCGAACAATATGTCAAATTTTACACCGCTGCCGCACTCAATAGCGACCGCATTGACGAAATTGATCCAAGTGATCCGGAATCGAGCACCGCTTATTTCCTCGACCGATTGGATTATTACAGCTTGGGAACTGCCAATACGCCTCAGCAGAAGGATTACCCATGGCAGGATCAGGCATTTAATAAAGGGGCTATGCAGCAGCTTGACTTCCAGCTGAACGGCGGAAGTGAGAAGACGAAATTTTTTCTTTCGGGTCAATATTTAGATCAAAAAGGGACCATTATCGGCAACGAGCTGGACAGGCTTTCGGGCCGTATGAACCTCGATCACCAGGCGTATAACTGGTTGCAAGTAGGATTATCAATGGGTCTGGCAAGAACAGTGAATAAGCGCCTTCCCGGGGACAATTCATTCTCCAACCCACTGCAAATGGCTGCTTTAACACCGCTGACGCCATTTACCGATCCTGAAACAGGCCTGCCCATTGGAACGCCTCCCGGTGATGTGAACCTGCCATTGTATTTCAATCCGATGATCTCGATCAACTACGCGAGCTTTACGGCAACTTCATTCCGGAACCTGACCAATGCTTATGCGCAAATCAACCTTTTGCCGTCGCTGAAATTCCGCAGTGAACTGGGGATTGACTTGCTGAACCAGAATGAAGAAAGCTATTATCAAAGCCAGAACATCAGGAACATTGATCAGGCGACGAACGGCTTGGGAGAGAACTTCGGAACATTTGTAACGAACTATAATACCAACAACTTTTTGAGCTTCGACAAAACCTTTGATGTACATGCATTGAGTGCAACACTTGGGATGTCGTATCAGCAATCTCAAACAAAGATCAGCTCGACTGCCGGAACACAATTTCCTTCTAACTCGTATAAGAAAATTGCGAGTGCGGCTACCAAATCGGACGGAAGTTCCAGCGAAACCAATTACCGTTTCCTTTCCTACTTCCTGCGTTTGAACTACAAATTTTCAGAAAAATACCTGCTGGCAGCCAGCGCGCGTATCGACGGATCTTCCCGATTTGGTGCGAACTCCCGCTACGGATTCTTCCCTTCCGTATCAGCGGGATGGGTTTTGACAGAAGAGGCATTTTTGAAAAACAACAATACGCTTAGTTTTCTTAAAATAAGAGGAAGCTACGGTACAACCGGGAACTCCGAAATAGGCGATTTTCCGCAGTTGGGTTTATTTTCGGGCGATGCTGGTTATGCCGGTGCAGCCGGTCAGCGTCCTTCACAACTTGCTAACCCCAATTTGAAATGGGAAACAACGAATCAAGCGGATTTTGGTCTGGATTTTGGGTTGTTCAATAACCGTATCAATGGTGAAATTGATTATTACGTCAAAAAAACCAATGGTTTGTTGCTGGAAGTGAATGTGCCTGCCACGTCTGGTTTCTCTGTACGCGTGGATAACGTAGGCAAGCTGGAAAACAAGGGAGTTGAATTTGTTTTGAACACTCAAAACATTGTGGGCAAATTCAAATGGAACACTTCATTGAACATTGCCAACAACAAAAACAAGGTTACCGACATTCAGGGACAGATTATCGAGGGCGGTATCCGCAGTATGAGCCGCGTGATGGAAGGCCAGCCGGTGGGCGTGTTTTACACCGTTGAATATGCGGGCGTAGACAAGGCGAACGGCGATGCGCTCTTTTATAGAAATACGGAGGAAAATGGAAACATTGACAGATCCACCGTATCAAATTACAACAGTGCGCGCCGCGTGGTTGCCGGAAATCCAAACCCAAAATTTGTGGGCGGGATCACCAACACATTCTCATTCAAAGGTTTGGATCTGAATATATTCTTTAACGGTGTTGCCGGAAATAAGATCAATTTCTACGGTGTAGGCCAATATTCGTCTGCCAACGGAATTTATGAGGATAATCAAACAGCCGATCAGCTCAACTCCTGGACTGCTGAGAACACCGACACAGATGTTCCCGAGGCGCGTTTCTACAAAGGAAATGGCAACCAGGCTTCCACACGTTACATTTATGACGGGTCGTATCTGCGTTTGAGATCCATGACTTTGGGTTACAACCTGCCATCCAGCGTTACGAACCGCCTGAAAATGGACCGCGTTCGTCTGTATGTTTCTGGTATGAACCTGGCAACTTTCACCAACTATAAAGGATGGGATCCGGAAGTGAACACCGATGACATTTCCGAAAGGGACTTAAAATTTGCGCTTGGAAACGACTTTTACACCGCTCCGCAGCCACGGACGATATTATTTGGCGTGAACATCGGTTTCTAATTGCATTAAGTCATTTAATTGAAAAAATCATGAAAAAGAAAGTATACATATATAGTGTGGCACTTGCTGCCGGATTGTTTTTTACGAGTTCCTGCAATAGCAAGTTGGATGTTGATCCGACACAAAGCATTGATGAAACAGACGCGTTAAGCACTTCCAAGGACGTTGAAGTAACATTAATCGGCTGCTACGATGCATTGCAGGACGTTGATGTGTATGGCGGTGCATTCCAATATTCATCCGAACTACTTGGTGACAATGAAGAAATCGCTTTCGGCGGAACATTCCAGAATATGCTCGAAATTTCGGACAAGCAGCTGACTACGGTCAATGTAACTGCCGAACTTACGTGGCGCGATTCATACGTGACGATTAACCGTTGCAACAATGTTTTGTCTGCATTGAGCATTGTGGATGAGGAGAAGCGCGCCCGGATCGAGGGGGAAGCGAGATTTATCCGTGGATCGGTTTATTTCGATCTGGTAAGGTTATATGCCAAAACATGGGGCGATGGCGACAATGCGAGTAATCCAGGCGTTCCGTTGGTGCTGGAACCAACCCGTGTGGTAACAGATGAGAATAAGCTGGCCAGAAATTCGGTTGCGGAAGTGTATGCCCAGGTTCTGGAAGACCTGAATGCGGCTAAATCATTGTTGCCGGAAACCAACACGATTTATGCAAACAAATATGCCGCTTCGGCCCAACTCTCTCGGGTTTATCTGCAACAAGGAAATTTTGCATTCGCTCGTGACGAAGCCAATACGGTGATTGGATCGGACGATTACACCCTTAACAGCACATTTGAGTCATTGTTTTACACATTTATAAACAATGGTGGTGCAAACCCGAGGGAGTACATTTTCTCTATGATTGTGACGTCGCAGGATGGAACGAACGATATGAACACTTATTTTGGGACAACCGTTGATGATATTCCCGGAACTGGTGGTCGCGGTGATATTCGTATTCTGACCAAGCATAGGGCACTTTATGAAGCCGGTGACAAGCGTGGTGCATTTTTCCTGACTCCAAACAGCAACACCTATACGCAAAAGCATCTGGATAACCTGGGTAACGTGGTGCAATTCCGTCTGGCTGAAATGTATCTGACGCGCGCCGAGGCTAATTTCCGCCTCGGAACTGTCGTAGGCGCGACGCCTTTGGCAGACATTAACCGCATCCGCGTAAGGGCCGGCTTGAAGGCTGCAACAGCAGTAACATTGCCATCGATCCTGAAAGAACGTCACCTGGAACTTGCATTTGAAGGTCTCGCGTTGCATGACGCAAAACGTAACAAGCAAAATGTCGGCACGATTCCCTACAATTCCCCCAGACTGATTTTCCCGGTTCCACAACGCGAAATCGATGTAAACAATAAGCTGGTGCAGAATGAGGGTTATAATTAGGAAATTACAACAACAGGTTAGTTATTAACAGCATACAAAAAAACCACTTCCGCACAGAAGTGGTTTTTTGTTTGAGCTCTTTAAGGAAGTGATTGGATTCTGTTATTGCCAGCTAATCCAAGACTTGGCATCCTTAGCGCTAACCATATCGTAGGTTGTTTCTGAGGTTTGGATCAAATAATGTCCGCTTGTTTCGAAGAGTAATTTGGCTGATTCTACCGCTGGACCAGTTGTAGGAAGGACGCCATAAGTTGCTACCTGTTCAAATACGATCCTTCCGTCGCTTGTAAATGTGGGACGTCCGGGACCGTGTCCATAAAAAAGCGTCACCCCTTCGTTCTCGTAGAATATCGGACCAAACAGGTCGATGCTACCATCTGCGGCAGGCTGATAAATGTAACTGTAAAACGTCGCTTCACCGACTTTTAGATCTTGTACTTTCAGGGCGTCGTCAACGCCATTTACATGAAATCCTGTGCCAGATTCCCAGTAACCACCCGACTCAATAGGATCCTGCCACCATCTTCTGGCAGCGGCCAGGTCTACGGATAAAGGCTTAATAGCACTTACAACGGTTCCTTTTAAGCCGCTCGCTGTAATCCCGACCTGAACTGCATTTGCATTCCAGGTTATATTCGTAAAGCCATTAATGGTTTGTGAACCATTTACGAGCGGTGAAACGAATGAAACGCCTGCCGAAGTAAAGTAATAATTGGTTGTAAAAGTCTTGGGAATGCTTCCATCCAGCCACGTCAATTTAATGGTGCGGGTGCGTGGGCTAAGCGTAATTTCATACGTTACATTTCCCAGCGTAACCCGTTTAAAATAAGCCTGATACTTGGTAATGTTGTTGAATAAAACTCCGTCTGCCAGATCTCCCGCCGCATAAGCAGTTGCTTGTGCCTGGGTTGCTTTGGTTAGCACTAGCCGGCTGTTATTTTTCCTTCCTACAAGCGTTATAGATTCTGCTTTAACGGAATCAGGGAAAATGCTGAATTCGAAATCGGATTGCAAGCCTTCTCCTACATCGCCGCCGTTCACTTCCCTGTCGGGATCGGCAAGAATGTGCAGATAGGAATAGGTGTCAAAAATCAAAACCGGCGTCTGCACGGCCTTCAGGCGGTAACTGCTTTCCTTGGATTTAGCAGCTGACTCAGCAGAAAAATCCGAATACATGGTTACGCGGTTCTTGTCATCAAATTTGAAATGAAAACCATATGTGCCACCACCGCCGGGATAGATAACCGCATTCCAACCATAGGGAGCTTCAATGAGTTGCTTTTCGTAAGAGGCCAGGGCTGCATTCAACCGTGCATCAGCTGTTTCTTCAAAGACTGTGTCGTCACTATTATCACAAGCAGGGAGAAAAGCGCAGGAAAGCAGCAGATATAGTATGGATTTTTTCATCCTCAGTAATTTGTAAATTCAATTAAAATAGCTTGTTCATTGAAGTCCTAACCCGTTTTTGCAGGCTATAAAAATCAATCTTCCAGGTGTTCTTGTAATAAGCGACCACAATCGCCTCCTTTTGCCTTAATGAGGCCTGTGCCTGCGCCTTGGTTGTTCCCCTGGGGCTTGTGCCTTCCGGGATGGAGTTGACAATTTTATCAAAACCTGCTTTTCCCTCGGTAAGCATCATTGCAATCATTTCAACAAAATCTTCATCGAAGTTCAGGGAACTGTAAGCTGTTACAAATCCGTCCCGGCGGGCATCGCTGTCCGACCAGTTGATCCAGTTTCCTCCCTGATACAATGATTTGGTAATGGCTTTAAATTCAACCGGATAGAGAACGGTCTGATGCAAAATGTGGCCAAATTCATGGTGAATGGTGTGCAAAAACCAGTCCTTTACAAATGCAGAATCCCGTGCTGCATCATAACCGGCCATGCCTTTTATTTTGAAATAATTTACACCAAATAACACCACTTTCCGGCCACCTTCCGCTGTTCCCAGTGTAATTGACCCCTCCGCATTGTACTCGTTACTGCCGGATAGGATGAAGAATTTGGGGGAAAATTTATTATAAAAAACCTTTCCGGCTTCCTGCACATAAGGGACCGTCCACGCCTTTTTGATGGTGCTCAACAAAGGAATAACCTGGGCTTCATCGGGTGGAACGAGCGTTTTCGTAATGTTACCGAACTCAAACTGGTCCCATTTGTACTTGGCCGAAATGTTATAGGGCGTAACAAGGCTGTCCAGGATCCACTTATCAACTGGTCCTTGCACCCATTCGTCTCCTCCCAGGCCCGGAATGTCGTCAACCTCCCCTATCCCCTCTTCTTTGCACCCGCTGAGGCCCATACTCAGGAACAGCGCGGCAAACAAAATCTTGTGTAATTGTTTTATGATCATATCTCTAAATGCTAAGGATCAGCGCTTATTTTGTTCAATGCCTGCTAATGTGGCCGACTGTGGTATTTGTAAAATCCTCCTTGGGTCATTGGCCGGAACTGTAATCGCGGAGCCGTTAACCGCTTGGTGGGTTACAGGCAGCGCATACCGCTGCAAGTCAAACCAGCGCATGCCCTCCTGAACGAATTCCACACGTTTGAAGGACAAAATTGTGTTAATGATTCCGTCCCTGACATTGCTGGTGCCAAAAAATCGGCGAATACTCGCAGCGGTAACCGTGTGCCTGGTAGCCACATAATTGTCTACACGTTTGCTCACAAATAAATTCAGGTCCGCCAGGGACGCTGCCGTATTCCCCAAAAATGCATTGGCCTCGGCGCGGTTGAAAAGCACTTCCTCTGCCGTGAATATAGGCAACATGACATAAGGCTGCCCGATCTCCGCATTAACGGATTCTCTCACAAAATACTCGTTCAACTTTGGGATTAGATAATTGTTATCCCCTTGCGAATACAACGGATAGGACCAGCCGGGCGATTCATTGATAATATTTTCACCTGCTGAAATTTCCTGCCATTTCCGGAAATTCATTCCGAAGCGATATTGCGCAACATTTCTTCCGTAAAGCGAAGCAGTTTCAACAAGCAGCAGATTTGCATTCTGACTGGCCCTTGAATAAGTGTTGTATAATTCCTGCGGAGAAAGACTCGAATAGGTTGTGTTCCATGGTCTGAGGTTATCCGCAACGCTGCTGCCCGGAAAAACTTCATTTGCATATTGCACCACTTTGGCATAATCCCTTTTTACAAGATAGAAACGCGCGGCAAATGCGTTCGCAGCTGCGCGGTTGAAATGGTATTTTGGAATGGTGTATGAACCGTCACTGATCAGCGGTAAACCTTCGAGCAGGTCAGCTTCGATCATTTGATAAACAGAGGCAACGGTTTTTCGCTCATATTTTTTCAAAACAACCGTTTCCGGCTCAGTCACATAAGGAATGCCTGGTTCCGTATTTGGCTGCGTCGGGTCGAAGAATTTGCTGAAATAGTTGACGAGCATAAAGTGTGCATAGGCACGTGCCAACAACGCTTCACCGCGCTGGGCATTGTATTGCGAAGGGTCCGAAGACTTGCTGATAATGTCCAGGGCCTGATTGGCAACAGAGACAGCCCGGTAGCATTCAGCCCAGTACTGGTCTGGCGAATCCTGTTCATCGACCGACGCTTCCACTTCTTCAAATAGGTAGGATGCGCGGTTTGTCTTATCATCTTCTCCAACGCCTTTGTCCGCAACATTATCGCTCATGGATTCTGCAAAAACAACATAACTTCCTTGTGGATAAGCTGTTGTAAGCAACTGCGACACCTGCGCGGGCGTGCTGATCGTGGCCCGCGTGCTATCCGGTTCGGTTGACAGAAAGTCCTCGCAGCCCGACAGTATTAAAACCGGCAGAGTGAAGAGGATCTTTTTAAAAATTTTAGTCTTATTCATATTTAAAAACTTAAAATCGTCCATACTGAATGCCCAACTTCACGATTATAATGTCAGTTTGAGCGCCACTGTAAATTGCTTTTGGATCGGCTGCGCTACCCCTCCCGAATTGAAGAATTCAGGATCCTGGCCTTTTAACTTTTTATCCGCGTAAATCAACCAGGGATTAATCGACGACAACTGAATGCTAGCGCCTTTGAAACCATATTTTGAAGCGATAATCAATGGCACTTTGTAAGCCAGCGACACCGATTTCAATCTGATAAAATCTCCTTTTGCGACGCGTTCGGTAGAATAATTGTAAATGTTGTAAGGATAAGTCCCTGCGAGATACTGCTGTTCCAGCTGGTCGCTGATCGAAGGCACCTTGGTTACATCTTCATCGCCCGACATTA
Coding sequences:
- a CDS encoding RagB/SusD family nutrient uptake outer membrane protein, which codes for MNKTKIFKKILFTLPVLILSGCEDFLSTEPDSTRATISTPAQVSQLLTTAYPQGSYVVFAESMSDNVADKGVGEDDKTNRASYLFEEVEASVDEQDSPDQYWAECYRAVSVANQALDIISKSSDPSQYNAQRGEALLARAYAHFMLVNYFSKFFDPTQPNTEPGIPYVTEPETVVLKKYERKTVASVYQMIEADLLEGLPLISDGSYTIPKYHFNRAAANAFAARFYLVKRDYAKVVQYANEVFPGSSVADNLRPWNTTYSSLSPQELYNTYSRASQNANLLLVETASLYGRNVAQYRFGMNFRKWQEISAGENIINESPGWSYPLYSQGDNNYLIPKLNEYFVRESVNAEIGQPYVMLPIFTAEEVLFNRAEANAFLGNTAASLADLNLFVSKRVDNYVATRHTVTAASIRRFFGTSNVRDGIINTILSFKRVEFVQEGMRWFDLQRYALPVTHQAVNGSAITVPANDPRRILQIPQSATLAGIEQNKR